A segment of the Daphnia pulex isolate KAP4 chromosome 10, ASM2113471v1 genome:
CAATCAAGTAGGAAAATTTACGAGAGTGGTACAGTGTAACAGTGGTAACTGGTAAACAAAAGGTGAATTGAAGCTTGAAGGTTTCCATGTTATATTCACTGAATTGGTGCAAGTAATGCATCATTCTGAAATGTACCAGGTCCCAGGAATAAgagtaatgaaaattattacccGAACAATGAGATTCCTGCCGCCAGGTTAACACCAGCACAACAAATTCTTGCATCTCATTGTTgtgatggctggctctggccttAAATttgcacaaaggaaaaaggttacgtaatgcaaacaaacaaccatGCATCAACAGGGCTGCAATAACAGGACTTACGTGATTAATGCTAGGCCTATTTTAGTCGGGaacttgattttgatttctcaGAATTTAGAAAAGGGTTTCAAGATTCCACAATCATTCTATATGcattcttgattttatttgcctGCTGTAAACAACATGGAGCACGTATCAAATAATAACTATTTTAAGAGAATAATCTATAATGAGACacatttttcgtgcagccatcGCCAGCCACGTTTGAAACCTGAGCAGACGACGCCATTTGGCAATCAGCTATggttaagatatcgatatagttgaaacaattttaaaaaatcgaaaatcaaaaaatcaaatcaaatatagAAAAGGATTATACTcgtttatttagaaaaacaaaatttaaaaacacgtaagaaaataaatcagttgcaaaacatttgatgaaaaagacCAAAGTTAAACCCTCAATAGTTTGCTGTTGTACCAAGCGATTTCATAATCGACTGGTACAACTCGTGATTGTTGTTAACTACGGCGCAACAAGTGGGTCTCGCAATGGGCGCCTTCGTAATAATCGTTGGGGCACTGGCAATGGACTTGGCCGTCGCCGGTGCAGACCCCAAGATTCTGGCAAGGGCAGCGCAAAAGGAGACGGTTGAGGTCGTTCCTCAGTCACGTTCCACGACAGTTCTTCACCAGATTGAATCAGGATCGTGCTGTCGGGGCAGGTGAAAGGATATCCGCCCGGAATAAGGACACAGAAGGGAGTGCATGGGCTGTTGAGGCAAGGATTGCTCACCGTCGTACTATTGTATCGATATTCCctgaaaattgtttgaaatgaacaaatttaaaacatgaacAATCAGCTGGATCGAATCCGGAATGGATAAATTCCTACCTTTTACGGTACTGGGCGTGGCAATGTCTTTGACGAGTAAGACCATAACACCACGGCCAAACTTTTCTTGTCGCCCGAGTTCTCCTTTGCTGGTTGATATCCACAAGGGCGTGCTCAAAACTTTACCGTTTCTTAcctgaaagaaatcaaaggtgaaaaatcaataatcacaaattgaaattttaactaAAAGCTATAGAAAAagctataataaaaaaagcatcATTGCCATCAATCCAAGCCATTTCGATTGGCCGACTAGATCCGGCTTAAACTGTCCAACACAGTTCGCCCAAAATGGGATTGACGACGATCAAAGTGGATGATTcaataaagaataaagagaGACATACTGATACAATAATAAAACCTCAATCAAATCACTTCAAAGTTGACGCAAAAATATTGACAACTGGAatacacaattttttcttgttcccatACTCACAGTTACACACGTCTGTTCCTTAACATGTGTCGCGAATtatacatttgatttaatcCGAGTCTGATTAAATGGGAAATGTATAAACGGTTAAACACCTGTGAGGCATAGTGCGTGACTTGACGATTGAGTAGTCTGCTAGTCTGGTCACGTGACGCCCACCAGAGATCCGATCGAAAAAGACTCGTTTAATTGAGTTTATTAATTGTTAtactaattttttgaaataaatttgaattgaagaaTGTGTGGGTAATTGTTTTGAACAAGATTACCCCACTTTGAAGGGTTTTCGGCCAACGGTTTTCTTTAGAAAAGGAATTGAGTGGACGATGAGGCACTTGCAAAGGTACAGGAAACGCATGCGTTTGAATATAAAGGCAAGCCAAACACCACAAAATGTATTGCGATCTTCAAATTGTGATTATCAAAGAAAACAGTCTTTCTGCAGCATCTTCCAGTAGTAATCTCTATTCTCTACTcagaataaattgaaaatggttaACTTTCGAAATCAACAACACCGTCACCGGCCAGTTCAGCATGGTAGACCCCCTGCTCACAACATTCCGCCGTATAGAGCGCCAGTATTGGCCCCCGTTGTCAACCGCCAGCCGGCACCTCGACAAAGACAGGATCCGCCGTATTATGACCAACCGGAAGAGGTTGAGAAGAGAATTCGACAAGAGTCGGGCGCCGCGAGTTATTGTCTTACTTATTTGATCGGCCCGGAAGTAAACGATACTTTGGTATCAAAAGGAAAGATTTCGCGCTTCAGAAACTACGACTTACAAGATCATTTGGAAATACTAGCGAGAGAAAGTAAAGTCAATGCATCTTTTCTCCCCAGTCGACTATCTCAGAGTCTAGTTAAGAGAGTTACGCGAACGAGAAATAACGTCTACCATAACAACTGGACTGCTATTCAACGTGACAGTACAGTTCTGTTCGCACCATTGATCGAACTGGCAGATTGCCTCGGCAAGCCCAAAGTGGCAAATGACATTCAAGAAATACTCAATAGTATCAACGCGGGCGACAGCACCGGAGGAGTAAGTTTTGTACCTTTCAACTTTCCAGCCAGCGGATACGACCAATTGGCGGCCTTTGGACTACATCAGATAATCGAGGCTCTGATGAATAAATATGTGGCCAAAAAAGGTATTTGGCAAAATCTCAAAGCCAGAAAACCCGTTGGTTCCCCACCGCCGTCACTAGACATTTATTACAACATCAAAGACATAACGGCCGACGTTGTAAACGACCCTGACTATCTAGGAATTGGCGGAAATAACCGTAACGATCGCCTCGTTCTAACGTCAGTTAAAGAATTACGGCTTGATCTAGCGCATGGACGTTACGAGAACACGTACAACggatttgaaaataaactgGCCAAAGTGATCGAGCTGCTGCCCCTGCTAGGAGCCCCGGAAGCGGCAATAGAAGTCGGACTCATTCGAGATATCTTGGTTCAGCTGAAGAGAACCGGAAAGCAAGTACGTCCGAGCCTGTTTCCGACTCTATTTAAAACGTGCTAATATGGATAATTGCATTTTCTTTAGCCTGCAGGTGGATTCTTTTGGCCCGGGACGATCTGACCAGGTCTGATGCTTGATGATGGTTATAAATCGAGCTCAGACCATCGGTAACTAACCTCCCCCGCCAAACCTGAATCTTTCTCTCGgtaggctttttttttctccaatcgTCATATTGAATGACTTGTACatactgtaaaataaaatttcataaaattaaaactaaaattttttttaatgaaaacaaacgaacggcgggtattaaaaaaaaagaaacttatgTTTGAATTATTAGAAACCGTCAAACGTTTAACCGAAACCAACATGGCAgcaggaaatttaaaagacCCAAATGGTATCActcggatttctttttttgttatttaaaagaaaaccctTTAAtagttgtaattttaaaaaatttttaagaaaaacaagcaGCGGCACTTCAACACTTTCTCGAAACGAACATCATCATTGTCAGTTCGAAGAAGGAATTGACTGGTAcgttcatttcaaattaaaattattattacgctGAACggataataatgataattctTCGGCCATTTACCCCCAGAAATGTCGCAACGTTTGACTGCAACAAATGACGCCGTCGGATATCTGACAAAAGAGCTGCTcggtaacatttaaaattattttaaaaaaaggggggtcaTTAAATCGACTCTACATTTCGTACAAATTTCAGTCACCAAGGCCAAAGTTGGAGCTTTGACTGCAGAGCTgaaaggtttttaaaaatgtctaacTAAACTTTAGAGCAACACCTAATGAGCAATCCTTATATGCAACAGTGAATGGAGGACTAGCGTCCAGCATAGGAAGAATGCCGAATTCATGCAGAGATTTACTGCAGATAGGACACAGACAAAGCGGATTGTATTCCGTCATGGGAGCCAAACAAGTGGAAACTCTTTACTGCGACTTTACCCAGACGCCAGGAGATGAAGGTACACATTTCGTACAAGCTTTTAATTAGTTTTACTAAATCGCCCCGACTATAAACAGATTTCCAGAGGTGGGTTGGCTTCAATGACGTGAAATCAAAACCCACTTACTTCCACGTCTCGAGAGCCTTGCCGTACAACGAAACGATAACACCAATTCCATTCACACGAGCCATACTCAACCAGGGAGGGGCCATGAATAAAGAAACGGGAAAATTCACGGCTCCGGTGGCGGGTGTCTACTTTTTCTACTTCACCGGAACCGTATTTTTGCCCACGGCGACATCTTCAGCTTCTTCAACCAGACCGGATTTTACAATGTGCCTATTCAAAAACTCAAATTGCGTCGAGTGGCTGCTGGAGAGGCCAGACGAAATCAGCACAGGGAATCGACACGAAAGAATCGCCTTGCAATCGACCGTCAATTTGAAACAGGGCGATCAAATCTGGCTGGCCATTGGCAAGAAAAAGTCGCCAGGAGGTTACCTGGTCGGCGACGCTCTAACAAACTTCAAAGGTTTTCTAATCCAAGAAGACATTTCGCAGTCGCTACACGTCGTACCCTAATTTCGATTACCTATCGCttatataaagaagaaaaatacacttTTACCTGTCGTTATCAAAGATTGAAGCTGAAATTGTCCATTTAGGTCCTCCGCATGTCCAGGAGAAGAAAGTGAATCAactgcaatgaaaaatgaaaaaaaaaattaaaatcaagaacGAAAGCTGCAAATATCAATAATAGCttgtcaattttaaaatggcttaaatcaaaggtttttttaattttttgattcaagaaaacatttcccaGTCGCGCCCGGCCAAAGTCCCGTAAAATCGGTTAAAATTCCCAcagatcaaataaataatacaaagcTTTAACGTGTTGCTATTAGGCTGTACAATAAACTTAAATTGACTTTCAAGTACAAAAGTTAAACAAGACACGATTGAAATCGACTCTAGTCAGAGTCGTCAATTTTTTGAAGCACAACAATAACTCTTGTTACTCGAATCGAGTAGTTATTTTCTTGATGATTgttaatacattttaaaaaatgaaattcgtgGGCAAAtatgaaacatttgaaaaaaaaaaagtaatgttcAATCCAGTGTGGCAGTTGCTGTGGGTTCTTGCTTAAGGAAATGATATTACTCTATGCAAATTGGATCTCAATGTGGCACTCCCTGTCATTTTCAGGAAAACCCGATTAGTGGGGTGGATGACAGACAGCAGAAGTCGTTCCACCCACCCAACCCAAATTTTGCTACAGAAATTTGAGTGGTGACTGTGGTGAGTTAAGAAAAAACTCTAACAAAAACTCTAACAAATGTTTCACGATAGAGGAGAAACAACTTCAGCCATGTTTTTCTATGAAATGTTCTTTCACCTCCATATGGCATATGTTCATAACACAGCCCATGTTTGCTCACATGGGCCTCCTGATTAAAGCAAACTGTAGTTTTACAAATGTTCATCTAAGtataataaaagatttttcaaatttaaaatacatcGTTTTTGTGAAGACTGGAGCTGGAAAGGAATTTTTACTTCTTCATTTTACGTGAAAGCTTGGTGTGTACCGTGCACTGTGTTGATGTGTCAACGTGAAAAactgttgaaagaaaatggccgCTGGTAAGCCAACACAAGGTTTAATGAATCAAACCTAGATGGcatgaaatgataaaaaattcaaaacaaacgtttttttttagtttccaaaCCGCGCGAAACTAAAAGATTATGGAACAGAAATTTCAGTGATTATTATAAACTTTAGTAAAATAATATCTGGCTGTCTAGCTTTGCGTAAAATGACACGAAAAAATCGCAACTacagaaatgaattttaattttcacatcatccgctttcttcttgttgatgAACCGTTAACCTTGCACAATTCACACCACCGTCCCCATAAAAACCAGCTCGATAAGAACGATTGGATGATATGGTGCAATGTTTCCTGGGCCGCAAATTTATTCTGGCTGAATAAACTCGTTGCAATTCCTGCAGATTTCCCCACAAGTAGGTTCCAATTGTGATGTAAATCTGTTTAACGATATTATTCAACAAAATGTCGATGTAAAAGGTTGTTGATCTCTGTCTAGTCGCTTTAACTGTTTGCTACCTCATCGCACAGGTAGTATGGCTGTAAACTGTTTTTGTACCGTTATCTTGCAGGGGCCCGTTGAGAAACGACCAGCGTGTAATGACGTCATGACTCTGATGGAGTTGCCAAAACACCAGTGGGCCCAGCGATGTCAATCTAGATGGAAATCAAAGATTCTTCAGAGTGGCTTACAGAGCTGCTGGTTAACAATCCGGGGAATTATTCAGAGACTAAATCCTCCAGATGAAATTTAATGCAAATTGTCTAATTCAACTCCTGAAAGGCTGCAAGCGTACCTATCATATCATTCTAACATACCCGCATTATTTCTTCAAAGGAGAGTTCTTCATCGATGGATATTAGCCACAGCTGTAGTTAGACACGGATGACGAATCTTGTTGCTCTGCTGGTTTTGTTTAATTCAGGCCACGTGTTTCagaaaaacgaaaggaaaTTCTAATCCAAACGGCAGATGCTTTGCTTGGACTGAATTGATTTTGTGAAAAGGCGCCATCAATAAGGTACGAATGATTAAGGACCACTCCAAATCATCTAGAACAgctgcaagaaagaaaaggttaaaagAAATCATTACTTCCTTTTGTAAGCACAGTCCATTCGCTGGACTTTGAGTTACCGAATGAAGAGAATTTTTCCTCGACGTGCGATGCGAGTCCGTCGCCCCGAGATTTGCTAGACGGAAGTTTCGCCTTGTGTTCGGTTCCGAGTTGTCGATTCCCAAAATCAGTTGGctaataaatttcaataagTTTTATCTTTGATTGATTCTCATCGAGTCGTCAATTCCCAAGTCTTGGCAGCGTCAAAGACCAGCCCTAAATAAAGACAGAATATatgattttattagtttttaaaattgaaataggcCCGAAAACTATTTTTGCCCATTGAGCTCACAACTTAAACgtagaattgaaaaaaaaaagaccactGCTGTAATGACATCACAGTGATGTCACGATTGAACTGACATTGATATAATTGAACAACTGGGATGAATGGACAGAATGGGGTAATTGCcacaaggaaattttttttttaatcttttgaaaaatgccaACAGAACTGCAACcactttcaattttcatgCCGAGcgggataaataaaaaaaattatgaattaatgatttaaaaaaaacaattgagtgTCATTGAATTCACAgaattgaaaactaaaattaagGTGGGATCCCTCaacatgaaataataatatttaaaaaaaaagacgagatgttgcatgaattgatttgaaagtCACAAATCTTGACATGAATAAATACTTGTGCGAGGTAAATTACTTTCAATGATGTCGGATTGATGTACAATGCTTATTACATGTTTCGAATGAAGAGATTTAACAACATCCTTCCTATTCGCACAATTTTGCCATCAGACAGAATTGCACGTCCATAAgcgctgaaaaataaaaaaattataaaaaaagacaattttttaacattaataGCAAGGAGAGAAACGATCTGGTGGTAACTTGACTAGCACAATAGTTGAGCATCGCTGTGAGTGTTGTTACCGAATATCGAATATCGAAGCCCCAGGATTCACCATGCACCCCCCGATGCATGACTACCGGCTATCTCGCGGATCTGAATCTAGCATGAATATTCTCCCATAAGCACATGTAATTCAAGAGGTTATCTTCGTGCACAAAGACAACATTTGGGTAAAGACCGACGAGCCCGACCGACCCCGTTCCCCGATGTGAAAATGGTCATCGTCTATTCATTTAAACTAGATGCGATGGGTGGCCTCATAACGACACCCATTCAACACGACACTCAACTACCCAATCAAGCGGAACTAATGAAGGAAATGCTGGTAAGTAAAGGCCCTTGGCTCAGATCAGACCGCATCACCAATTGCCTCTAATTCACCTCTCATTCTACATTTCCATCGTCCTCTGCGCTGAGGAATATTGGACCGAGCCCAATATCGACCGACGGTCCCTCAGCTACTCACCAGAGTTCCCTCTCCAGCACGGGGTTAGATAATC
Coding sequences within it:
- the LOC124204549 gene encoding uncharacterized protein LOC124204549, with protein sequence MFELLETVKRLTETNMAAGNLKDPNEKQAAALQHFLETNIIIVSSKKELTEMSQRLTATNDAVGYLTKELLVTKAKVGALTAELKVNGGLASSIGRMPNSCRDLLQIGHRQSGLYSVMGAKQVETLYCDFTQTPGDEDFQRWVGFNDVKSKPTYFHVSRALPYNETITPIPFTRAILNQGGAMNKETGKFTAPVAGVYFFYFTGTVFLPTATSSASSTRPDFTMCLFKNSNCVEWLLERPDEISTGNRHERIALQSTVNLKQGDQIWLAIGKKKSPGGYLVGDALTNFKGFLIQEDISQSLHVVP